From the Ctenopharyngodon idella isolate HZGC_01 chromosome 3, HZGC01, whole genome shotgun sequence genome, one window contains:
- the LOC127508884 gene encoding uncharacterized protein LOC127508884, with protein sequence MSSSPSIATCSICHMFTIALSVSDEGFTCHKCREIVRLTERISELETRIQTLIEDSKNARASDTVLDATSLVNSVHCLVPAVEPVQQGTWVTVRRPSREKHHSSVPIRTSNRFSPLSDTPTENPVESALVIGDSITRNVKIETPATIVTCLPGARAPDIKANLKVLANANRKYSKIIIHVGTNDVRLRQSEITKINIKEVCELASTMSGEVICSGPLPVRRSDEIVSRLSSLNGWLSKWCPQNNIGFIDNWKSFWGRPHLLKRDGIHPSRDGAALLSSNMAHSLRTET encoded by the coding sequence atgtcatcctctcccagcattgctacctgttccatttgccacatgtttaccatagctctctctgtcagtgatgagggatttacatgtcataaatgtagggaaatagtcaggctgacagagagaatctcagaattagagacacgcatccaaactttaatcgaggatagtaagaatgcaagggcttcagatactgttttggatgcgactagcttagtgaactctgtacattgtttggttccggctgtagagcccgtgcagcagggcacttgggtaacggtgaggcggcctagccgcgaaaaacaccactcttccgttccaataagaacatcaaacaggttctccccactcagtgatacacccactgagaatcctgttgaaagtgccctagttattggcgattctattacacggaacgtgaaaatagagacaccagccaccatagtcacatgtttgccgggagccagagcacctgacatcaaagcaaatttaaaagtgctggctaatgctaatcgtaaatactctaagattattattcacgtcggcactaatgatgttcgacttcgccagtcggagatcactaaaattaacattaaagaggtgtgtgaactcgcaagtacaatgtcaggagaagtaatttgctctggcccccttcctgttcgtcggagtgatgagatagttagcagattatcatcactcaatggctggctgtctaagtggtgtccgcaaaataatataggtttcatagataattggaaaagtttttggggcagacctcacctgttaaaaagagatggtattcatccctcccgggatggtgctgctcttctctctagtaatatggcacatagtcttagaactgaaacatga